Genomic segment of Canis lupus dingo isolate Sandy chromosome 9, ASM325472v2, whole genome shotgun sequence:
ggcaaagacacaggcagagggagaagcaagttccatgcagggagcccgacatgggactcgatcctgggtcttcaggatcacgccctgggctaaaggcagtgctaaactgctgggccaccagggctgcccttgatcATCTTTAAAAGTCACTTCTGCCACTgactcctccaggaagtcctccttTGTCAGCCCAGCTGGAGGGGTTTGCTCCATCCTTCCTGCTGGTCCCACTCCTGACTTGGAGCCCTAGGAGTTGCTAGCGGGGCCACTGTGAGCAGagctcctgctccccaccccctttccccaTGAGCCAAGCCCCCAAGGACAAGGCTTCTACAGCTTTGTCTCTGTTGCCTGCTGGCTGAGGCTGAGCTGATCAGCCCAAGACCTAAGGACGGCCATCTGCCATGCCACTGCTCTGGTTCCCAGGGGTGCTGGAGCTCGACCCCCCCCAGTGGTTCAGCCCTAGAAGAGGTCACAGTACATTACACTCAGACTCCCTGGGCCTTGGCCTCCCTGCAGAATGGGATGATGTCCACACCACAGCAGGTGTTGTGGCACTCACTGCCTTTTTGAAGGGGTCAAGCTCTGGCCCAGGATATGGGTGGCCCAGGGAGGACCTCTGGAGGAACTGGTGCAGTGATAGGAGCCACCACCAAACTGCATGTGCGGCCCCTGGAGGGAGACAATCTTGGTGACAACCCCTGGGTAGAAAGGCAGGGTGTTGCTGTGGGTAGGGACAGGGCCCTAGCAAGTGAAGGCCCAGGAAGTCTGTTGGCTGTGGCATGACCTGCATGGCCCCGGGCAAGTTCATAGGTCCCTTGGGCAGGAGCTGAAGAAGTGCGGCCAGGCCCTGACAAGCTGGTCCTCTGGGCTCTTCCCAGTGACTGGGCAGGCTGACCTCACCTCAAGATGGCAGCTGGACCAGTCCCCAGGGTAGCACAGCTAGGTGGGGGTGTCCTGTATTGCCCACAGGGCCCCCTCCCATTCTGTCCCCAGCCAGGAAGTCCCAGGCTGCCACCCTACTCACCCTAGAAAGGAGAGCACcaagggggaagcagagggagaccCCTGGCCAAGGAAAGCCAAACATGGCAGGTTGGCAGCAGCCTACATCTGTGGGACAGCTCACCAGTCAGGCACACAACAGAGTTGGGAAGAACCAACAGCATCTCTGTATGGCAAGGGAGTGGGCAGGTGGGGGCTTCCAGCTGGTACCCTCTCGATGTCCATGGCTCACAGAAGGGTTAGCCAGCCAGACGGGTGGATCAAAGGTGCCCAAGGAGTCAGAAGGCCAGGTTGGAGGCCCAGAGTTCCACAGGGAGGCCTGGGAAggcccccagggagcccagggctgtgCCCAGCAGGTGCTACAACGTGCAGAAGGGTCCTGTGTCGTGGCGCTTGGATCTTCGGACACCCTGGATCACCACTCCAGGCGCTGAGGGGAAGCGCGAGTCATAGCAATCCTCCACGTGGTAGGCAGCCGGACCGGGAGAGCGGGCTGCAGAGACAGGGTGGGAGCCAGCTGCCGCACAGCTCCCAGCACAGCTCCCAGCTGCCAACGGGCGGAGCCCGCACCCCcgcccctggcctggcctcctcccTCAGAGGCCTCCTTACCGGAGGTGACCCAGGCGGTGAACGCAGGTGAGCGGCTCATGGAgaaggcgggggggcgggggctccgcaGACGGCACCCAGGAAAGATGTTGTAGGTGTTGGGGCTAGGGCTGGGGAGCTTCCTGGCCTCCGGGGCAAGCGGCGGCTGGGCACGGATCCCCGCACCCTCAGTCCGCAGCAACCCCCGGCCGGAGGGGGCCTCAAGGGCCTTGGAGGCGGGGCGGGGACCCCCAAAGCTGAAGGCCGGGCAGGCAGGCCGGCTGAGCGGCCGGTAATCCGCGGGCGATGGCCACTACTGGGAGAGAGGCTGCTGCAGGCCCCGCCAGCCCCTACCAGGCTGCCTTTCCGCGGGTCCCGGGCCCCCTCCTCCAACCCCCTGCAGACCCCGCCCCGACCCCGCCCCGaccccgcccccgagccccgcccccaggccgcaccgcctcctccagccctccgggccccgccccgagcccctcCAGGGACGTGCGGGGCTGACCCTCCACCTTTTGCTCCTGGTTGAAATCAGCCTTCTGTGTGAAGGGGCTTTCGCTTTGGAACCACAGGGTCTGCCACGCCCTGCGACCACCG
This window contains:
- the STPG3 gene encoding LOW QUALITY PROTEIN: protein STPG3 (The sequence of the model RefSeq protein was modified relative to this genomic sequence to represent the inferred CDS: substituted 2 bases at 2 genomic stop codons) translates to MNFDQKAVKFLANFYINGGQHWTHGPLRQRPLVPAQPKATVLLWAPQPEAAWEAMWPIGVQELQAHCRVPVGPVHFHECPPICTQDLRELWLERRPPIVTDLQVPGPTKYRVPNASARECSPHPCFSIGRRHPGREGGGRRAWQTLWFQSESPFTQKADFNQEQKWPSPADYRPLSRPACPAFSFGGPRPASKALEAPSGRGLLRTEGAGIRAQPPLAPEARKLPSPSPNTYNIFPGCRLRSPRPPAFSMSRSPAFTAWLCGSWLPPCLCSPLSRSGCLPRGGLLXLALPLSAWSGDPGCPKIQAPRHRTLLHVVAPAGHSPGLPGGLPRPPCGTLGLQPGLLTPWAPLIHPSGWLTLLXAMDIERVPAGSPHLPTPLPYRDAVGSSQLCCVPDW